The DNA sequence GTAGATGAGTTTTTTAAGGGAATAAATATATTATTAAATTTTAAAATTTTCATGGAGATGAGTTTATGAGTAGTATAATAGTATTTATTATATCAGGTATTTTAGCTGGTGTTGGAATAGGATTAGTAGGTTTATCTGCAGCTTCAATCATTACACCTATGCTAGTAGCTATTTTAGGGTTTGATGCCTACAAAGCCATAGGTATAGCTTTATCAGCAGATGTTTTAGCTGCTGGTTCTTCATCTTTAACTTATTTTAAAAATAAAAATATAGATATAAAAAATGGAATCGTAATGATGATTTCCACAATGATTTTCACATATATTTTTAGTTATTTTGCTAAATTTATTCCAAGCAATACTTTAGGTTCTTCATCTATAATAATGACTATTTTACTTGGAATAAAGTTCTTAACTAAACCTATAAATAATTCTAACAAACAAAATATCACATATAAAAATTCAAAAAAACAATTAATTTTATCTATATTTTGGGGTGCATTAGTAGGAATAGTTTGTGGTGTTTTAGGCGCTGGTGGAGGTGTAATGCTTCTATTAGTTTTAACTAGTGTTTTAGGGTATCAACTTAAAATAGCAGTTGGTACTAGTGTGTTTATAATGTCGTTTACAGCTCTTACAGGTGCAGTTGCTCATATTGTTCATGGTGGTACTGATTTAAAAGCCCTTTTACTATGTAGTATATGTGCTTTAATATCTTCTAAAGGTGCTGCTAAGTTTGCAAATAAAACAGATAATAAAAAGCTTAATAAAACAGCTGGAGTTTTTTTAATACTATTTGGCATAATACTTCTTTTAATTAAGTTATTAAAGTAAAGTATTATAATTTTCGTTAAAATAGGTATGATTTGATAAATATCAAATCATACCTATTTTTATAGAGATTTATATAATATATCTAGCCTATTGTTTATACTCTTATACTCACTTACCATCTCATTTAAATGTTGAAAAATACCTTTATCTAAATGCTCATCTTTATACGAATCTAAAAGATTACTACCTCCTTCAATACCCATATCTACAGCACTTATAGCATGTTCTATAACTTCTTTATCACTATCTATAAACATGTCTTTTAACTTTTCAAATATACTAGCCATTTCACCAGTAACTCCCAATGAATCTGTAGGTTCTCCGCCTAATTTTTTTATATATGAACTTACCTTTTCATCTTGTTCTCTAAATATAAACATTATTCTTCTTAACTCATTTTTTAATTCTTCATTTTTAGCTTTATCTTGGTATACTCTAAATGTATCTGCACCCATGTGAATTCCTCTTAGGAATTTATTTAATTCTTTTATTAGAGTTTCATTTTTATCCATTAATATCACCTCATCATTAGTTTCTTTCTTATTTCTAACTTTATTCATTTATATTAAATTTCGTTCAAATCTTCTACATCTATTAATCATAAACTCCATTGTATTTAAAAATTCATCTACTTCTTCGCATGTATTATATAATCCAAAACTTGCTCTTACCATTCCTGCTGCTTTACAATCTCTATTTAGTAAAGCTTTAGCATCTGAATCGCTTATACCTAATAGTCTTCTTACATAAGTATGCGCACAAAACGCACCTTGTCTAACAGCAATTCCCCTTATATAGGATAATTTATCTGCAACAGAATCAAAGTTTATTCCATCAACATTAAACGAAATCACACCTAATCTTTCCTTACAACTAGAATCTCCATATAAAACTACCCTATCTATATCTTCTAATCCCTTTATTAATCTATTTTTTAAAATATCTTCATGTTGCTTAACATTTTCTAAACCTATTTCCTTTAATTTATTCATTGCTGTATACAAAGCTATAACTCCTAAATAGTTAGGTGTCCCTGCTTCAAATTTAGATGGTAAATCACTCCAATATATATCATAATCAAAAACTAAATCTACAGCTCCTCCACCTTTTAAAAATGGCTCTTTATTTTCTAGTCCTTCTTTAAGACCTATAACTAATCCACTTCCATATGGAGCATACATCTTATGTCCTGATAATGCCAAATAATCTATAGCATCATCATTTCCTGTTCCTTTCATGTTTATATCTCTATGTGCAGCTAATTGAGCAGCATCTACAACGATTTTTGCTCCATATTTATGTGCTATTTTTGCTATTTCATTTATTGGATTTACATAACCTGTAACATTTGATGCTCCTGTAACTGTAACAAGTTTAACTTCTCCATTATTGTTTATTAATTCTTTTTCTATATCTTCTACTTTAAGCTTTCCTTCTTCATCAACTTCTATATATATTAAATTTGAATTATATCTCCAAGGCAAATCATTAGCATGATGTTCCATTCTGGTAGTTATTACTTTATCATACTTACTATTTAGTAATGCATTTGCTAATAAATTCATTCCTTCTGTAGTATTTTTAGTAAATATAACTGTATAGTTATCATCATTTGCTAAGTTAAAAAACTCTTTTACATAATCTCTACATTTTTCATATACTCTAGTTGAGTATTCTGATTTAGGACCTTTACCTCTTCCTATAGATCCGTACATTTGCATATGCTTAAAAATTTCCTTGTCAACACATTTTAAAGGTGGCGTTGTTGCTCCATTATCAAAACATATAGGAGTAACATAAGCTCCATCTTCTAGTTTTATAGTCAGATCTACTCCATCAAACATATGTCTATAATCCATTAACTGTTTACTCATTATTAATCCCCCTATATAAAGTTGTCTTATTAAAGACAAAATAATATTCTTATTTTAAGCTATTCAACGTTGACTTGTAATGTTCTTTTAAATAATTTTATTAAATTTACATATAATAAAATTACATCTTATTTCCCTCTCATTTTTCCATAGTTTAAAACAAAAAAAATCCGCATAGTAAACACTATACGGATTTTTTCTATTTTAAATCTTTAAATTTTTCTTTGAATAATTCGCCTAAAGATCCTAAAGATTCTTCAGTTTCTAAAAACTCTGAGTAATCTTCTTCTGGTTCTTTATTTGCTTCTTTTAAAGAAACTACCATTCTTTTTTCTTTATTTTTTATGTCTATTATCATAACTTCTATTTCATCGTCAACATTTACAACATGTGAAACTTTCATAACTCTTTCTTCACTTAATTCAGATATTGGTAAAAATGCTTCAACTCCAAGTTTAACTTCTACAAAAGCTCCTTTTTCTATAAGCTTTAATACTTTAACTTTTACTATATCTCCGACTTGCATGTTTTCTCTTACTTCATTCCAAGGATCATTATTTATATCTTTTATAGCAAGTCCTATTTTTTTATTTTCTTTATCTATTTTTATAACATATACATCAACTTCTTGACCTTCTTTAACAACATCTTCAACCGAATCTACTCTATGCCAAGCTAATTCATTTATATGAGCTAATCCTTCTATTCCACCTAAATCTATAAATGCGCCATAGCTCATTATCTTACTTACTTTACCAGTTCTTTTTTGACCTATTTCTAAAGAGTTAAATAAATCTTCTTTAGCTTTTTTAACCTTTGCTCTATGAGCTTCTTTCTCTGCTTTTATTCTTGCTCTTTCTTCTGCCTTTTGTATATCTAATCTTTCTTGAGCTACTTCTCTGTGAGATGCTACTATTCTGTTTCTTCTTAAATCCATCTCTATCATATAAACTTCTAAGTCACGACCAATATAAGCTGCTGTATTGTTTACAAACTTAACATCTATTTGAGAAAGAGGTATAAATACAGTTTCAGTTTTATAGTTTGCAAATAATCCCTTTTCAATACTTCTTTCAACATGTACTGTTAGAATAGTATGATTATCTAATGCTTCTTTTAATTCTTTTCTAGTTTCTTCAACTAATGCTTTTTTTACTGATAAATATATTATCCCATCTTTGCGTTGTACTTTTGTTATTTCACCACTTATTTCTTGACCTACTTCATACTTATCTTTTATCTCTTGATTTTTATCTAATACAAGTTCTGATTTAAGTATAATTCCATCAAATCCATAGCTTAATTCAACACGAATTTCATCATATAATACCTTAGTTATTTTACCTGTTACTATTTGACCGATCTTTAAACTACTCATTTCTTTTTCTTGTTGCGCTAAAAGTTCTTCCATAGTTTGATTATTATCCATCAATTTTCATTCCTTTCTATGTAAACGTTTATAATATTTTTATATTTAATCACCTATTATTATATCACTAACATTTAATTCTTTATATTAATAATTAGACTTCTTTTTTAAAAAATATTTCTTTTATATATTCTTCGTTAAAATTCACCACTAAATTTCCAGGGAAATCTACTTCGTTCAATATTTTTTCGCAATTTTTAAAATCCCCAACTTGATAGTATATATGAGCATCGCTTCCTAAAATAACTTTTACTTCATATTTTTTGCAAAGTTTTAACATTTTTTTTGCATTTTCTATAGCTCCTACTCTAAAGCTATTTGGTCTTAATGATGAATTGTTTATTTCTAATAATGTATTTGTTTCCTTAGCTTTCTTTACTACCTTTTCATAGTCAACCGGATATCTGCTATCATCTAAATGTCCTATTATTTTTACTTCTTTATTTTCCATTACATTTATTATAGCTTTTGTATTTTCTTCTTTACTACCCCCTGATATACAAGGTGGATGAAAGCTAGCAATTACATAATCTAATTTTCCAATAACATCTTCAGGTATATCAACTTTTCCTTCAAAATCCATTATATTAGCTTCTATTCCTTTTAGCATTCTAACTCCATTAATTTCACTTTTTATGACTCCTAAATTCCCAAAATAATATGGATGAGTGCTTCCAGGCATATTAGGTGCGTGATCCGATACCCCTAAATATTTTAAATTTTTTTCTTTTGCTTCGTCTATATTCTCTTTTAATGTGCTATATGCATGTCCACTTGCTACCGTGTGACAATGCAAATCTATAAGTGCCTTCATAGTTAAGCCTCCTAATTCATAACGTTTATTTTTCATTATATAATAATTTTATATTATTTTCCAAAATATATTACCATAGTTTAACTCTTATAAGTTAAAAAGCTATGATAATATATTTATATATTATCATAGCTTTTTTCATATATTTTTATTCTTTTGTCTGAGTCAACTCTAGGTTTGGTTGACTTGAAGATTTAACAGACAAGGTCTTTTTATAGAATATACTAAAGAATACTATAGTTGTAAGTGCCGCAAGTATATCAGCAACTGGTTCAGCCATTAATACCCCTTGTAATTTATTTTCTAAAAACATAGGTAGTATAAATATTAATGGTATTAATAATATTATTTTTCTAAGTAAAGCTAATATCATTGATATTTTAGCCTGACCTAGCGCAAGGAATGTCTGTTGACAAGCTATCTGAGCCCCAAATAAGAATATTCCTGCAAAGTAAATTCTCATACTCCATACTGTTATTTCTACAAGTTGAGGATTACTATTAAATATTGATACAAATACTTGTGGGAATATCATTATAGCTCCCCACATAACTATCGTATATATCAAACAACTCATTAATAAAAGTTTAAATGTTTTTCTAACCCTATCTAATTTATCTGCTCCATAGTTGAAACTTATTATCGGTTGAGCCCCTTGAGTTAATCCCATCATAGGTAAAAGTATTATTTGCATAACACTACTCATTATCGTCATAGCTCCTATTGCTAAGTCTCCTCCATACTTTGCAAGGTTATTATTCATTGATATTATAACTAAGCTCTCTGTAGCTTGCATTATAAAAGGTGATATCCCTAAAAGTAAAACAGGTCCAATAACTTTTAGTTTAGGCACTATATAATTTTTTCTTATTTTCAGTACACTTTTCTTTCCAAGTAAGAAGAATAATACCCATATAGCAGAAACGAACTGTGCAGTTATAGTTGCGAGAGCTGCACCTTTTACTCCCATTCCAAATCCAAAAATCAGTATAGGATCTAGTACTATATTTATAACAGCACCTATCATAACAGTCATCATACCAGTCTTTGCAAATCCTTGAGTATTTATGAATGGATTCATGCCTAGCCCTATTTGAACAAATATAGTTCCTATAAGATATATACCTATATAATCATTTGCATACCCTATTGTATCTTTACTTGCTCCAAATGCCCAAAGTATATCTTCCTTAAATATTAAAAATGATAGCGTTAATATAATTGATAATATTATTAGCATAGAAAAACTATTTGTCATTATTTTTTCTGCACCATCATTATCTTTTTCTCCCATCTTTATTGCAGCTAAAGGAGCTCCCCCCATACCTACTAATGCACTAAATGCTGAAACTATCATTATTATTGGGAATGCTACTCCTACCCCTGCCATAGCAAGTTCTCCATTTGGCATCCTACCAATAAATATTCTATCTACTATGTTATATAATACATTTACTAACTGTGCTATTATAGCTGGTAAAGCTAATTGAAATAACAGCTTACCAACACTACCTTTTCCCAAATCTGTAGCTTGCTTCGCCATGTATAAACCTCCACCTTAATATATTAGATTATATAATATCATATTTATAATGAACTTTAAACATTTTATTTTAAAACGTTTGAAGTTTTTTAAATTTAATTTTATCTAAGGCCTATATTAATTTATAGTTGATCTAACAAAGATATATTATCATAAATTTCTTCTTTTAAATCTTGTAAATTAGAAATACTTACCCCTATCAATCTTATTTGTTTATCTTTATTTTTTATTTTTTCTATTAATAAATTTGTATTATCAATTATATCTTTATATGTATATATATAACTATTTAAAGTATGTCTTTTGGTTACTTGTTGAAAATCTTCATATTTAACTTTAACAGTTATTGTTTTCCCACATTTATTTATATGTCTAAGTCTATCACATACATCTTTTACAACTTCTTTTACATATTCATTTAATTCATCTGAATCAAAATTTACATTTTCAATGAATGTATTCTCTGAACCAACAGATTTTCTCTCTCTACTTACTTGTACAGGCCTATTATCTATACCTCTTGCAAAATTGTATATATCATATCCTTTTTTCTTAAATATCGATTCTAATTGAATTAAATTTAAATGCCTTAAATCATATCCATTTTTAACTCCCATAAATGTTAGTGTCTTTCCAGTTACTTTACCAATTCCAAAAAATTTTTTAATAGGTAATTTATCTATAAAGTCTTGAGCTTTATCTGGTGTTATAACCGTTAATCCATTTGGTTTTTGATAATCTGATGCGACTTTTGCTAAAAATTTATTATAAGAAACTCCTGCAGATGATGTTATTCCTATTTCATTATATATATCTAACTTTATTTTCTTAGCAATAGTAGTTGCATACTCTATATTTTGTT is a window from the Paraclostridium sordellii genome containing:
- a CDS encoding sulfite exporter TauE/SafE family protein; translated protein: MSSIIVFIISGILAGVGIGLVGLSAASIITPMLVAILGFDAYKAIGIALSADVLAAGSSSLTYFKNKNIDIKNGIVMMISTMIFTYIFSYFAKFIPSNTLGSSSIIMTILLGIKFLTKPINNSNKQNITYKNSKKQLILSIFWGALVGIVCGVLGAGGGVMLLLVLTSVLGYQLKIAVGTSVFIMSFTALTGAVAHIVHGGTDLKALLLCSICALISSKGAAKFANKTDNKKLNKTAGVFLILFGIILLLIKLLK
- a CDS encoding DUF2383 domain-containing protein; the protein is MDKNETLIKELNKFLRGIHMGADTFRVYQDKAKNEELKNELRRIMFIFREQDEKVSSYIKKLGGEPTDSLGVTGEMASIFEKLKDMFIDSDKEVIEHAISAVDMGIEGGSNLLDSYKDEHLDKGIFQHLNEMVSEYKSINNRLDILYKSL
- a CDS encoding aminotransferase class V-fold PLP-dependent enzyme produces the protein MSKQLMDYRHMFDGVDLTIKLEDGAYVTPICFDNGATTPPLKCVDKEIFKHMQMYGSIGRGKGPKSEYSTRVYEKCRDYVKEFFNLANDDNYTVIFTKNTTEGMNLLANALLNSKYDKVITTRMEHHANDLPWRYNSNLIYIEVDEEGKLKVEDIEKELINNNGEVKLVTVTGASNVTGYVNPINEIAKIAHKYGAKIVVDAAQLAAHRDINMKGTGNDDAIDYLALSGHKMYAPYGSGLVIGLKEGLENKEPFLKGGGAVDLVFDYDIYWSDLPSKFEAGTPNYLGVIALYTAMNKLKEIGLENVKQHEDILKNRLIKGLEDIDRVVLYGDSSCKERLGVISFNVDGINFDSVADKLSYIRGIAVRQGAFCAHTYVRRLLGISDSDAKALLNRDCKAAGMVRASFGLYNTCEEVDEFLNTMEFMINRCRRFERNLI
- a CDS encoding 30S ribosomal protein S1 produces the protein MDNNQTMEELLAQQEKEMSSLKIGQIVTGKITKVLYDEIRVELSYGFDGIILKSELVLDKNQEIKDKYEVGQEISGEITKVQRKDGIIYLSVKKALVEETRKELKEALDNHTILTVHVERSIEKGLFANYKTETVFIPLSQIDVKFVNNTAAYIGRDLEVYMIEMDLRRNRIVASHREVAQERLDIQKAEERARIKAEKEAHRAKVKKAKEDLFNSLEIGQKRTGKVSKIMSYGAFIDLGGIEGLAHINELAWHRVDSVEDVVKEGQEVDVYVIKIDKENKKIGLAIKDINNDPWNEVRENMQVGDIVKVKVLKLIEKGAFVEVKLGVEAFLPISELSEERVMKVSHVVNVDDEIEVMIIDIKNKEKRMVVSLKEANKEPEEDYSEFLETEESLGSLGELFKEKFKDLK
- a CDS encoding phosphatase, translated to MKALIDLHCHTVASGHAYSTLKENIDEAKEKNLKYLGVSDHAPNMPGSTHPYYFGNLGVIKSEINGVRMLKGIEANIMDFEGKVDIPEDVIGKLDYVIASFHPPCISGGSKEENTKAIINVMENKEVKIIGHLDDSRYPVDYEKVVKKAKETNTLLEINNSSLRPNSFRVGAIENAKKMLKLCKKYEVKVILGSDAHIYYQVGDFKNCEKILNEVDFPGNLVVNFNEEYIKEIFFKKEV
- a CDS encoding MATE family efflux transporter, which encodes MAKQATDLGKGSVGKLLFQLALPAIIAQLVNVLYNIVDRIFIGRMPNGELAMAGVGVAFPIIMIVSAFSALVGMGGAPLAAIKMGEKDNDGAEKIMTNSFSMLIILSIILTLSFLIFKEDILWAFGASKDTIGYANDYIGIYLIGTIFVQIGLGMNPFINTQGFAKTGMMTVMIGAVINIVLDPILIFGFGMGVKGAALATITAQFVSAIWVLFFLLGKKSVLKIRKNYIVPKLKVIGPVLLLGISPFIMQATESLVIISMNNNLAKYGGDLAIGAMTIMSSVMQIILLPMMGLTQGAQPIISFNYGADKLDRVRKTFKLLLMSCLIYTIVMWGAIMIFPQVFVSIFNSNPQLVEITVWSMRIYFAGIFLFGAQIACQQTFLALGQAKISMILALLRKIILLIPLIFILPMFLENKLQGVLMAEPVADILAALTTIVFFSIFYKKTLSVKSSSQPNLELTQTKE
- the dinB gene encoding DNA polymerase IV: MKNNRKIIHIDMDAFYASIEQRDNKELRGKPVIVGGSPEGRGVVATCSYEARKFGIHSAMPSKMAYVRCPHAIFIPPRFDVYQKVSLQIRDIFHRYTDIIEPLSLDEAYLDVTENKQNIEYATTIAKKIKLDIYNEIGITSSAGVSYNKFLAKVASDYQKPNGLTVITPDKAQDFIDKLPIKKFFGIGKVTGKTLTFMGVKNGYDLRHLNLIQLESIFKKKGYDIYNFARGIDNRPVQVSRERKSVGSENTFIENVNFDSDELNEYVKEVVKDVCDRLRHINKCGKTITVKVKYEDFQQVTKRHTLNSYIYTYKDIIDNTNLLIEKIKNKDKQIRLIGVSISNLQDLKEEIYDNISLLDQL